The DNA window CGAGTTTGTTGGGTGTGCTGCTGTTATTTGCGGCCATGCTGGTGGTTGGAGCGGGGCTCGGTATCTATGCGTTGAAGCAGTCGAACCAGGCGATCGCGACGGTACACGAGATCGGCGCGCAGGTCATCGTCATCAACGACGCCTACAAGGATACGACCCGCACCCGATCGGCCTTGACGCGCGGCTACACCACCGTCAAGGAGGGCGGTAGCAAGGAAGACCGCGACTCCGCCCTGGCCAGCGCCAAAAAATCCTACCAGCGCACCTTGGACTTCATCGACAAGTATGAAAAGGCGCCCGCCTATCCGGGCCAGGACGCGCAATTGAAAGCCGGCCTGATCGAGGCCGGCCGCGCCCAGTCCCGCGTGCTCGAGCGCGCCGCCGCCGCGCTGGCGCAGGACGACACCGACGCCTACACCACCATCAACACCAAGGAGTTGACGCCGACCGGCGCCGCCTTCTCGGCCCAGCTGGAAAAATACCAAAAGCTGAGCGACGAACAGATCACCGAGCTGATGGACAGCGGCGCGCGCGAATACAAACTGGTCATGTGGCTGGTCGCGCTTGGCCTGGCCGCCGCGCTGGCGCTGGTGGTCGGCGTGCACCTGCTGCTCAAGTCCGTCGTGCTGCGTCCGCTCGAGCGCGCGGTGGCGCTGCTCGACCAGGTCGCGCACGGCGACCTGACCGCCCATATCGACCAATCCGGCGACAACGAGATCCAGCGTCTGCTGGCGGCGATCCGCCGCATGCAGCAGGATTTGCTGTCGACCGTGTCACGCGTGCGGCGCGGCGCCGAGGTGATCAACACCGGTTCGCAGGAGCTGGCGGCGGGCAATATGGAGCTGTCGTCGCGCACCGAGACCCAGGCCAGCTCGCTTGAGGAGACGGCCGCGTCGATCGAGGAACTGACCAGCACCGTCAAGCAGAACTCGGAAAACGCCCAGCACGCGCGCTCGCTGGTGGAGGAGGCCTCCAGCACCGCCGCCCAGGGCGGCGAGGTGATGCACCAAGTGGTGACGACCATGAACGACATCAACGAATCGTCGCGCAAGATCGTCGATATCACGGGCGTGATCGACGGCATCGCCTTCCAGACCAACATCCTGGCGCTGAACGCGGCCGTCGAGGCGGCCCGCGCCGGCGAACAGGGGCGCGGCTTCGCCGTGGTCGCCAGCGAGGTGCGCAACCTGGCGCAGCGCTCGGCCGCCGCCGCCAAGGAGATCAAGCTGCTGATCGATAAATCGGTGGCCAACATCCAGCTGGGCACCGACCTGGTCGAGCGCGCCGGCACGACGATGAACACCCTGGTCGGCAACGTCCACCAGGTGACGCAGATCGTCGGCGAGATCGCCGTCGCCAGCCGCGAGCAGAGCGAGGGCATCGAACAGGTCAACCAGGCGATCGCGCAGATGGACCAGGTCACGCAGCAAAACGCCGCGCTGGTGGAGGAGGCGGCTGCCGCCACGCAGTCGCTGCAGGACCAGGCCGGCGAGCTGGCGCAGACGGTCAGCATCTTCAAGATCGACGCCGGCGGCGCTTCCGCTGGGACCACCGGGCGGGCGCTGGCGCTGGCCTGACCCGTGTTTGTCACGGCTTCCCGTTGATGTCCCGCTTGACATCCGGCGCGGGGAATTCTATTATTTCTGTAACGACAGAAATGAAAGAATTCCATGATCCTCGCGCCGACCATCCAAAAATACATCCTGCACTGGGGCGAGATGGGCACGCGCTGGGGCGTCAACCGCACGGTGGCGCAGATCCACGCGCTGCTGTTCCTGTCCAACCAGCCGCTGCCGGCCGAGGAGATCGCCGAGACGCTGACCGTTGCCCGCTCCAACGTCAGCAACAGCCTCAAGGAGCTGCAAAGCTGGGGGCTGGTGCGCATCACCCACATCGCCGGCGACCGGCGCGACCACTTCGTCGCCCTGCAGGACGTGTGGGAAATCTTCCGCGTCATCGTCGAGGAACGTAAAAAACGCGAGATCGATCCGACCCTGACGGTGCTGCGCGAATGCGCGCTCGAGGCGGAGCACGACCCGGCGCTGGAGCCGGCCACCAAGGTCAAGATGGACCAGGTGCTGGACTTCCTCGAAATGCTCACCGCCACCTATGGCGACTACAAGCACCTGCCGCCGGCCACCATGCAGCGCTTCCTGAAAATGGGCGGCAAGGTCGCGCGCCTGCTCGGCGGCGACGACAGCAAGGCGGCCGGCGAATGATGATCCCGTCCGAAGGTGAACTGTTTAAAAAAATCCTGGGCCGAGAGTGGAGCAAGCTGCATCCGGATATCCAGGCCCGCTTCGACAAGAATCCCTTGCCCGGCACGCCGCTGTATTACACGGGGCATTTGTCCGAGCTGACCTGTTCGCGGGTCGGCCGCGTGCTCGGTTATCTGAGCATGCCCTTCGTCAAAGGCGCGCTGATGCCGTATAACGACGCCGACTTCCCGGTCGACATCCAGGTCTATTCGAAGCGCGATTGCGCCTGGATCTTCAAGCAGCGCACCTACCGCCTCAACGCCCGCCAGCCGGTGATGTTCACCTCCTACATGGCGGAAAGTCCAAAGGGGGAGGTGCTGGAGTACGTCGGCGCGGGCCTGGGCATGAAGCTGGTGCTCGACGTCCGCGACGGCAATCTGCACTTCGAAAGCGATGGTTATTTCTGGCAGCTGTTCGGGGTCCGCATTCCACTTCCCGGATTGCTCACGCCGGGCAAGACCTTCCTGTGCCACCGCAATAACAACGCCAACCAGTTCGACATCCGCATCGAGATCCGGCATGCGATCTTCGGCACCACCTTCACGCAAGCCGGCGTTTTCAGGGAGGTCTCGGCATGAACACGCATTTATTAGCCTTGCAGTTGATGGCTTTCCAGGGCTGCCTCGGCGCCTTCGACACGCTGTATCACCACGAACTGACGGAGGCCTTGCCGGGCCGCGCCAGCGCGCGGCGCGAGCTATCCATCCACGCGGCGCGCGCGCTGATTTACAGCGCGATGTTCATCGGCCTGTCCTCGTGGTCGTTCCAGGGCGTCTGGGCGGTGGTGCTGCTGCTGGTGTTCGTGGTCGAAATCGTGCTGACGTTGTGGGACTTCGTGGTCGAGGACCGTACCCGCCTGCTGCCGGCGACCGAGCGTGTCACGCACACGGTGCTGGCGATGAACGGTGGCGCCTTCATCGCGCTGCTGGCGTTGGACACGCCGGCGCTGGCGGCCATGCCGACGGCGCTGGTGTGGCAGCCGCAGGGCGCCTTGGGCGTGTTCCTCGCCTTGTGCGGCGTGGGCGTCGGCTTGTCCGGCCTGCGCGACGCCTGGGCCGCGCGCGCCATCGGAAAAATGGCGGAGCGCGAGTCGGCGGCGCCGTCGGTGCGCTTTGCCGACGGCGAGCGTGGCTTCCTGGTGACCGGCGCCACCGGTTTTATCGGCCAGCGGCTGGTGCGCGCCTTGCTGCGCGACGGCCATCGGGTCACGGTGTTGAGCCGCCAGCCGCGCCAGGCCGCGTGGCTGTTCGACGGCCGGGTCGAGTGCGTGGGCGGGATGGAGCAGTTGCCCGCCTCGCGCCGCATCGACATCGTCATCAACCTTGCGGGGGCGCGCATCCTGGGCTGGCGCTGGACGGCCGCACGCCGTGCCGCCTTGCGTCAGAGCCGTGTCGCCTTGACGCGCAAGCTGGTCGACTGGATCGCCGCCGCCGAGCACAAGCCGGCTGTGTTGTTGTCGGCGTCGGCGATCGGCTACTACGGCACACAGAAGCGCGGCGACGACACGGTGTTGACCGAGAAGGATGGTCCGCAGCCGATGTTCATGTCCGACCTGTGCCGCGAGTGGGAGGAAGCCGCGCAGGCGGCGGAGGCGCATGGCGTGCGTGTGGCCCGCATGCGTTTCGGGCTGGTGCTGGGGACGCAGGGCGCGCTGCCGATGATGCTGTTGCCGATCAAGCTGGGGCTGGGCGGGTCGCTGGGCGGCGGCACGCAGTGGCTCTCGTGGATCCACGTCGACGACCTGATCGGCGGCATCGCCCACCTGTGCCGTGGCGGCGACGGCGGCGCGTACAACTTCACCGCGCCGGAAGTGGTCAGCCAGGCGCAATTCAGCCGCGCGGCCGCAACGGTGCTGAAGCGTCCCTACGGATTCCCGACGCCGGGTTGGCCGATGCGGCTGGCGCTGGGCGAGCAGGCCGACTTGCTGCTCGAAGGCCAGCGCGTCTTCCCCGAGCGGCTGACGGGGGAGGGCTTCGTGTTCCGCCACCCAACCCTGGACGGCGCGCTGCGCAGCGTGGTTTAGATCGGCAGCTTGACTCCCCCGGATCTTGGAGGCAATTATGAATGTGCTGGTGATAGGTGCGACGGGTTTGATCGGGGGCCACGTGCTGCGTGCCTTGCGCGCGGCCGGTTGCGTGGCCGTCGGCGCCAGCCGCCGCCGTCCGGCCGACGAGCGCGCGGACGAGTGGATCGAGCTGGACTTTGGCGGCATGACGCGCGAGCAGGATTGGCTGCCGCTGTTGGCCGGCTTCGATGCCGTGGTCAACTGCGTCGGCATCATCCGCGAGGCGCGCGCGGGCGATTTCGACCGCCTCCACCGCGCCGCGCCGGTGGCGCTGTTCGCCGCCTGCGAGCGGCTCGGCGTGCGCCGCGTGGTGCAGGTGTCGGCGCTGGGCAGCCATCCCGACGCGGCCACCGGCTACTGGCGCAGCAAGGGCGCGGCCGAGGTCGATCTGCTGGCGCGCCGGCTCGGCGCCACCATCGTCCGGCCGTCGCTGGTGTATGGCGACGAGGGGGCCAGCAGCGTCATGTTCCGCATGCTGGCGACCCTGCCGGTGCTGATGATGCCGATGGCGCACCGCGCCCGGGTGCAGCCGATCCACGTCGACGACCTGGCGCCGATCGTGGTGCGGCTGGTGATGGAACAGGGCGCGGTGCCGCGCGAGCTGGCGGTGGTCGGCCCGCGCGCGGCCACGATGGCCAGTTATCTCGGCGCGCTGCGCGACGGCATGGAGGCGGCGCCGGCGCTGGTGATGGATTTGCCGATGTCTGTGGCGCGCGTGGTGGCGCGGGTGGCCGGCATGATGCCGTCGAGCGCGCTAACGCCGGAGTCGCTGCTGATGCTGGAGCGCAGCGCCGACGGCGGTAACACCGCCGATCCGGCGCCGGCCGCCGCGTTGCTGGGCCGTCCGCTGCGCGACCCGTCACGCTTCACGCGTCCGCATCAGCGCATCGTCTCCGTCTGGTCGTGGGGCGCGCAACTGGTCACCTTGGCGATGGCGATCCTGTGGCTGGTCACGGCCTACGTGTCGTGGTTCGCCTGGCCTCATGCCGAGAGCATGGCGTGGCTGGGCGCGTGCGGCGTGCCGGCCGCCTGGCAGGAACCGATGCTGCTGGCGGCCAGTCTGACCGATGCCACCATCGGGGTGCTGTTGTTGCTGCGCCCGCGCCGCTGGCTGTGGGGGCTGCAGTTGGCGCTGGTCGGCGGCTATACGATGGTCCTGAGCGTGTGTCTGCCGCAGTTCTGGCTGCACCCGTTCGGACCGCTGAGCAAGAACCTGCCGTTGCTGGCGGTGATGGCGGTGATGTGGCGCCTGAGCGCCAGAAAGGATTGAAATCATGGAATACCTGGCAGTCAAATGGGTGCATATCCTGTCGGCCACGCTGATGTTCGGCACCGGCTTCGGCACGGCGTTTTATATGTTCTTCGTCAACCGCACGCGCAACGTGCAGGCGATGGCGGTTGTCACGCGGCTGGTGGCCAAGGCCGACTGGTGGTTCACCACGCCGTCGGTGATCCTGCAGCCGCTGTCTGGCTTCTGGATGATCCACCTGGCGGGTTTTCCATTGTCGTCGCGCTGGATCGTCTGGTCGTTCGCCTTGTATCTGCTGGCCGGCGCCTGCTGGCTGCCGGTGGTGTGGCTGCAATTGAAGATGCGCGACATGGCCGCGCAGGCCGCCGCGACCGGCGCGCAACTGCCGGCGCGCTACTGGCGCTACGAGAAGATCTGGACCGCCCTCGGCTTCCCGGCCTTCATCGGACTGCTGGTGGTGTACTGGTTGATGGTGCACAAGCCGGCTTAGATGTGGCCCGGGCCTCGCCTCCAAGGTGATCTGGCTCCAGCGGGAACTGATCGATGCGGGCGGTCCGATGCGCAGCCTTATTCTTGATAACCTGGCTGACCCCGCACAGGCACGACCTTGCCTTGCCAGCCGCCATTTTCCATTGCGATGACCAGGCAGTCGCCCGGTCCGTCGGCACGGGCCAGCAGGACGCCGCCGGCGGTCCACACGGCGCTGCCTCCGGCGGCGTCGTAACCGCCCGACGGTGCGGCGTGATTGGCCATCAACACGCCGATCCCGAAATCGGCGGCGTAGTGTTCGAGCAGCGCCGTGTCGTGCGCATACCCGCCTTTGGAGATCAGCACGCCAGCCAAATACAGCGTGGCGCCCGCCCCGGCGGCCGCCGCCACGTGGGCGCGGTGCGTGATGTCGGCGCAGATCGCGAGCGCGTAGCGGTGGCCGAGTAGCGAGCTGACGTGTGTTTCGATGTGGCCGGCCCGGGCGTAACGATCCTCGCCGGCATGTAAAAATTGTTTACGGTAGACGCCGACTTCGCCGTTCGGCCCGTAGGCGAACGCCGCGATGCAGGGCAGGGCCGCCTCGCCGTCCGCCGTGGGGGCGCCGACGACGACGGTCATGCCGGCGGCGATGGCGGCCTCGCGGATCGGCGCCAGCGTGGCGTCGTCGGGGGCGAGCGCGCAGCCGCGCAGCAGTGGCAATTCATAGCCGCTCAGCGACAGCTCAGGGAACACCAAAAGTTCGACGCCGTGCTCGCGCGCCGCGTCGATGAATGCCAAGTGGATGCGCACATTGGCTTCCACGTCGCCGGCGACCGATGGCGATTGCGCCGCAGCCATACAAATAGACATAAGTATTTTCCTCTCCAGTGTTCAAACCCGGGGTAAGGTCCGCCATTGTTACACGGCCTGGTCTGTAAAGGGGCGATACGGCCGAGCACGTGTAGCATTGGAGGACCCGACCCCGGAGTTTATGCAGCTCACTTCTCTTGCTTGAGCGGCTTGCCCTTGTCCATCACTTCGCGGCAGTCGCCTTTGAAGCTGGCGTTGTCGTAGTTGCTCCAGCCGTAGCTGTCGACGTAGCGCTTGTGCGGCTTGAAGCGCTTGTTGATGAAGCTCCATTCCAGCCGCTCGTCG is part of the Oxalobacteraceae bacterium OTU3CAMAD1 genome and encodes:
- a CDS encoding carbon-nitrogen hydrolase family protein, translated to MSICMAAAQSPSVAGDVEANVRIHLAFIDAAREHGVELLVFPELSLSGYELPLLRGCALAPDDATLAPIREAAIAAGMTVVVGAPTADGEAALPCIAAFAYGPNGEVGVYRKQFLHAGEDRYARAGHIETHVSSLLGHRYALAICADITHRAHVAAAAGAGATLYLAGVLISKGGYAHDTALLEHYAADFGIGVLMANHAAPSGGYDAAGGSAVWTAGGVLLARADGPGDCLVIAMENGGWQGKVVPVRGQPGYQE
- a CDS encoding TIGR01777 family oxidoreductase; this translates as MNTHLLALQLMAFQGCLGAFDTLYHHELTEALPGRASARRELSIHAARALIYSAMFIGLSSWSFQGVWAVVLLLVFVVEIVLTLWDFVVEDRTRLLPATERVTHTVLAMNGGAFIALLALDTPALAAMPTALVWQPQGALGVFLALCGVGVGLSGLRDAWAARAIGKMAERESAAPSVRFADGERGFLVTGATGFIGQRLVRALLRDGHRVTVLSRQPRQAAWLFDGRVECVGGMEQLPASRRIDIVINLAGARILGWRWTAARRAALRQSRVALTRKLVDWIAAAEHKPAVLLSASAIGYYGTQKRGDDTVLTEKDGPQPMFMSDLCREWEEAAQAAEAHGVRVARMRFGLVLGTQGALPMMLLPIKLGLGGSLGGGTQWLSWIHVDDLIGGIAHLCRGGDGGAYNFTAPEVVSQAQFSRAAATVLKRPYGFPTPGWPMRLALGEQADLLLEGQRVFPERLTGEGFVFRHPTLDGALRSVV
- a CDS encoding DUF2269 domain-containing protein, yielding MEYLAVKWVHILSATLMFGTGFGTAFYMFFVNRTRNVQAMAVVTRLVAKADWWFTTPSVILQPLSGFWMIHLAGFPLSSRWIVWSFALYLLAGACWLPVVWLQLKMRDMAAQAAATGAQLPARYWRYEKIWTALGFPAFIGLLVVYWLMVHKPA
- a CDS encoding SDR family oxidoreductase, whose translation is MNVLVIGATGLIGGHVLRALRAAGCVAVGASRRRPADERADEWIELDFGGMTREQDWLPLLAGFDAVVNCVGIIREARAGDFDRLHRAAPVALFAACERLGVRRVVQVSALGSHPDAATGYWRSKGAAEVDLLARRLGATIVRPSLVYGDEGASSVMFRMLATLPVLMMPMAHRARVQPIHVDDLAPIVVRLVMEQGAVPRELAVVGPRAATMASYLGALRDGMEAAPALVMDLPMSVARVVARVAGMMPSSALTPESLLMLERSADGGNTADPAPAAALLGRPLRDPSRFTRPHQRIVSVWSWGAQLVTLAMAILWLVTAYVSWFAWPHAESMAWLGACGVPAAWQEPMLLAASLTDATIGVLLLLRPRRWLWGLQLALVGGYTMVLSVCLPQFWLHPFGPLSKNLPLLAVMAVMWRLSARKD
- a CDS encoding DUF4166 domain-containing protein — translated: MMIPSEGELFKKILGREWSKLHPDIQARFDKNPLPGTPLYYTGHLSELTCSRVGRVLGYLSMPFVKGALMPYNDADFPVDIQVYSKRDCAWIFKQRTYRLNARQPVMFTSYMAESPKGEVLEYVGAGLGMKLVLDVRDGNLHFESDGYFWQLFGVRIPLPGLLTPGKTFLCHRNNNANQFDIRIEIRHAIFGTTFTQAGVFREVSA
- a CDS encoding GbsR/MarR family transcriptional regulator, which encodes MILAPTIQKYILHWGEMGTRWGVNRTVAQIHALLFLSNQPLPAEEIAETLTVARSNVSNSLKELQSWGLVRITHIAGDRRDHFVALQDVWEIFRVIVEERKKREIDPTLTVLRECALEAEHDPALEPATKVKMDQVLDFLEMLTATYGDYKHLPPATMQRFLKMGGKVARLLGGDDSKAAGE
- a CDS encoding methyl-accepting chemotaxis protein, producing MNNVTVRASLLGVLLLFAAMLVVGAGLGIYALKQSNQAIATVHEIGAQVIVINDAYKDTTRTRSALTRGYTTVKEGGSKEDRDSALASAKKSYQRTLDFIDKYEKAPAYPGQDAQLKAGLIEAGRAQSRVLERAAAALAQDDTDAYTTINTKELTPTGAAFSAQLEKYQKLSDEQITELMDSGAREYKLVMWLVALGLAAALALVVGVHLLLKSVVLRPLERAVALLDQVAHGDLTAHIDQSGDNEIQRLLAAIRRMQQDLLSTVSRVRRGAEVINTGSQELAAGNMELSSRTETQASSLEETAASIEELTSTVKQNSENAQHARSLVEEASSTAAQGGEVMHQVVTTMNDINESSRKIVDITGVIDGIAFQTNILALNAAVEAARAGEQGRGFAVVASEVRNLAQRSAAAAKEIKLLIDKSVANIQLGTDLVERAGTTMNTLVGNVHQVTQIVGEIAVASREQSEGIEQVNQAIAQMDQVTQQNAALVEEAAAATQSLQDQAGELAQTVSIFKIDAGGASAGTTGRALALA